A single window of Streptomyces aquilus DNA harbors:
- a CDS encoding phosphoadenosine phosphosulfate reductase family protein yields MTDPVTQEKVRHVLGISGGKDSSALAIYMRDRVPEMEYFFCDTGAELPETYEYLNRLEAALGKPIERLNADRDFDHWMEVYQGTLPSPQMRWCTKNLKIKPLEEWVGDDKVISYVAIRADENRLGYVSTKPNIDAVFPFREDGIDKDGVMRILDEAGIGLPGYYEWRTRSGCYFCFFQRKHEWVGLKERHPDLYDKAVEYEDKVRFRHTAMKGRNYTWSQGESLPELIERKDEIEAKHQAALDRAAKRVKPNRPLLEVLSDALDSDDDEAGCSVCHL; encoded by the coding sequence ATGACGGATCCAGTCACCCAGGAGAAGGTTCGCCACGTCCTGGGGATCTCAGGCGGCAAGGACTCGTCGGCGCTCGCCATCTACATGCGCGATCGCGTGCCGGAGATGGAGTACTTCTTCTGCGACACCGGTGCCGAACTGCCAGAGACGTACGAGTACCTCAACCGGCTGGAAGCGGCCCTCGGTAAGCCCATCGAGCGACTCAACGCCGACCGGGACTTCGATCACTGGATGGAGGTCTACCAGGGCACCCTGCCCAGCCCCCAGATGCGCTGGTGCACCAAGAACCTGAAGATCAAGCCGCTGGAGGAGTGGGTCGGCGACGACAAGGTCATCTCATACGTCGCGATCCGGGCCGACGAGAACCGCCTCGGCTACGTCAGCACCAAGCCGAACATCGATGCCGTCTTCCCCTTCCGCGAGGACGGCATCGACAAGGACGGCGTGATGCGCATCCTCGACGAAGCCGGCATTGGGCTCCCCGGCTACTACGAGTGGCGCACGCGTTCGGGCTGCTACTTCTGCTTCTTCCAGCGCAAGCACGAGTGGGTCGGCCTCAAGGAGCGCCACCCCGACCTGTACGACAAGGCCGTGGAGTACGAGGACAAGGTCCGGTTCCGCCACACGGCCATGAAGGGCCGCAACTACACCTGGTCACAGGGCGAGTCGCTCCCGGAGCTCATAGAGCGCAAGGACGAGATCGAGGCCAAGCACCAGGCGGCCCTGGACCGTGCGGCCAAGCGCGTCAAGCCGAACAGGCCCCTCCTGGAGGTCCTGTCCGACGCACTTGACTCCGACGATGACGAGGCCGGCTGCTCCGTCTGCCACCTCTAA
- a CDS encoding ATP-binding protein, with the protein MTTAAPTRTSRTPQDEATPQFPAGIELVGSQMRSTNLERDVEDELHGPYVGAKAVDVLERIANAVSDLRRPRAWSFTGPYGSGKSTLANLIDALLGRDKDRRDEAHRILADTSPALAERLATARAERTGTGFLGAVATARREPLVATVTRALDTAARRRWGKRIPKNVVAALAACEDPTTTGPKTKQVMAAIKALTDNQQPLLLIIDEFGKTLEHLAGHNEFSGAENDLFLLQELAEHSAGPNGLPVFLVTLQHLSFMDYASRSSELKIREWAKIQGRFEDVTFVPHHGDSLQLLRRRLDHSAVDAAGQDLIRASAQASALAWKNHGLNVLTELASDDFANLYPLHPLTAIAAPILAAQIGQHDRSLSGFLNSGEPNTVRDSLAAHSRPDAERASTVQLPQLYDYFLNSGRTSLLAASNAGRWIEVDARIKEANGLPDADQALLKTIGVLNLIDADGALSATSEMIHLALHDPTDLTDAGAFAGLEEQLADLVRRGFLVHREFSGEYRVWQGTDFDIDARLKEIISHLDDASIVQRLGAHLPSAVVAGRHSQVTGMMRVFLTAVSGPETREIQAPDELKDPADGLLVFHLGPRDQLPTVNSTLPVILGTTTHPDVVLNSATHLIALKELLEDKELDHVARREVTDRAVQAEAELREVIQTAFYPPTQDATWNLWNAGLAPETSPDSSSLPARSLSGLVSLACENVFPHTPHIRNEMLGRHSLTSNAARARSDVLDAMLTRSGEQYLGFDATAGRYGPERAIYSGALAYLGLHRANSTIQAENSTSSLLPYGFSAPGEGHEHAQPVWEALQKALDAATRRTSLDQIIRVLMSPPYGVKAGVWPLLVVTALVIRRHDVALFEEGSYLPRLTPDVVDRILAAPARFDVKYTPVGQGQRASVIKKLLVSLQVEPPRSQALRNPDLLSVARALLERVMVLNSYARKTKRISPDALAVRNALADSQDPDDLLFRALPKALGLAPIEAGTRANAAAATEYADRLTAAADEITGIERTLREEVVAVLAEEFRLPTTLPELRSTLAARLSGFATVSLNPELRGFVDFVLSESLADEDWLDPIVVRLTNKALGDWDDRDAGIFPRLAREMSASLDRVAHLYQDSSEPREQEVNLETRLLTLTDKTGAERRTLIYVPEQSRGQADQLAADVLQQAEQALGPDGARILLAALAQRVADGPAVTATETKEGA; encoded by the coding sequence GTGACCACCGCAGCTCCCACGCGGACCTCCCGCACCCCGCAGGACGAGGCAACCCCTCAGTTCCCGGCCGGAATCGAACTGGTCGGCTCCCAGATGCGGTCGACCAACCTCGAACGCGACGTCGAGGACGAACTGCACGGACCGTATGTCGGCGCGAAGGCAGTTGACGTACTGGAGCGCATCGCCAACGCTGTCAGCGACCTGCGGCGTCCCCGAGCCTGGTCCTTCACCGGACCCTACGGCTCCGGGAAGTCCACACTGGCTAACCTGATCGACGCGCTTCTCGGCCGTGACAAGGACCGCCGCGACGAGGCTCACCGGATCCTTGCGGACACCAGCCCAGCCCTCGCCGAGCGTCTCGCTACAGCTCGGGCTGAGCGGACGGGAACCGGGTTCCTCGGAGCCGTGGCCACCGCGCGGCGGGAACCACTGGTCGCCACCGTGACCCGTGCGCTGGACACCGCGGCAAGGCGCCGCTGGGGCAAGCGCATCCCGAAGAACGTCGTTGCAGCACTCGCGGCCTGCGAAGACCCGACGACGACCGGGCCGAAGACGAAGCAGGTCATGGCCGCCATCAAGGCCCTGACCGACAATCAGCAGCCTCTCTTGCTGATCATCGACGAGTTCGGCAAGACCCTGGAGCACCTTGCCGGGCACAACGAATTCTCCGGCGCCGAGAACGATCTCTTCCTCCTGCAGGAGCTCGCCGAGCACAGCGCCGGGCCCAACGGGCTGCCCGTCTTCCTGGTCACCCTGCAGCACCTGTCGTTCATGGACTACGCGTCACGGTCCAGTGAGCTCAAGATCCGCGAATGGGCAAAGATCCAGGGCCGCTTCGAAGACGTCACCTTCGTCCCGCACCACGGCGACTCCCTGCAGCTCCTGCGCCGGCGTCTGGACCACTCCGCGGTCGACGCAGCGGGCCAGGACCTCATCCGCGCCTCGGCCCAGGCATCAGCCCTCGCGTGGAAGAACCACGGCCTGAACGTCCTTACCGAGCTGGCCAGCGACGACTTTGCCAACCTGTACCCGCTGCACCCTCTGACGGCGATCGCCGCGCCGATCCTGGCGGCGCAAATCGGCCAGCACGACCGCAGCCTGTCGGGCTTTCTCAACAGCGGAGAGCCCAACACCGTCCGCGACTCGCTGGCCGCACACTCCCGGCCGGATGCCGAACGCGCCAGCACGGTGCAGCTGCCACAGCTGTACGACTACTTCCTCAACTCCGGCCGGACCTCTCTGCTCGCGGCCTCCAACGCCGGCCGCTGGATCGAAGTCGACGCGCGCATCAAGGAAGCCAACGGACTGCCCGACGCCGACCAGGCACTGCTGAAGACCATCGGCGTTCTGAACCTCATCGACGCCGACGGCGCGCTCAGCGCAACCAGCGAGATGATCCACCTCGCGCTCCACGACCCCACCGACCTGACCGATGCAGGCGCCTTCGCCGGCCTTGAGGAGCAGCTCGCCGACCTCGTCCGCCGCGGCTTCCTCGTCCACCGGGAATTCAGCGGTGAGTACCGCGTCTGGCAGGGCACAGACTTCGACATCGACGCCCGCCTGAAGGAGATCATCAGTCACCTCGACGATGCCTCCATCGTCCAGCGCCTGGGCGCACACCTCCCCAGCGCCGTGGTCGCCGGCCGCCACAGCCAGGTCACCGGGATGATGCGGGTGTTCCTCACCGCCGTCAGCGGCCCAGAGACCCGCGAAATCCAGGCGCCGGACGAGCTGAAGGACCCGGCCGACGGACTCCTCGTCTTCCACCTCGGCCCCCGGGACCAGCTGCCCACCGTCAACTCGACGCTGCCGGTGATCCTCGGAACAACCACCCACCCCGACGTGGTACTCAACTCCGCCACGCACCTCATCGCCCTGAAAGAGCTACTCGAAGACAAGGAACTCGATCACGTCGCCCGGCGCGAGGTCACCGACCGAGCCGTCCAGGCGGAGGCCGAGCTGCGGGAGGTCATCCAGACGGCCTTCTACCCGCCGACCCAGGACGCCACCTGGAACCTGTGGAACGCCGGCCTGGCCCCCGAGACGTCCCCCGACAGCTCGAGCCTGCCAGCCCGCAGCCTCAGCGGCCTCGTCTCCCTCGCCTGCGAAAATGTCTTCCCGCACACCCCGCACATTCGCAACGAGATGCTCGGACGGCACTCACTCACCAGCAACGCTGCCCGTGCCCGAAGCGATGTGCTGGACGCGATGCTCACCCGCTCCGGCGAGCAATACCTGGGCTTCGACGCGACGGCCGGAAGGTACGGTCCGGAGCGAGCCATCTACAGCGGCGCGCTGGCCTACCTCGGCCTGCACCGGGCCAACAGCACCATCCAGGCAGAGAATTCCACCAGCAGCCTGCTGCCGTACGGCTTCTCCGCTCCAGGCGAGGGCCACGAGCACGCCCAGCCCGTCTGGGAGGCGCTGCAGAAGGCGCTGGACGCAGCAACCCGGCGTACCAGCCTCGACCAGATCATCCGGGTCCTGATGAGCCCGCCCTACGGGGTGAAGGCCGGTGTCTGGCCTCTGCTGGTCGTCACCGCCCTGGTGATCCGCCGACACGATGTCGCCCTCTTCGAAGAAGGCTCCTACCTGCCCCGGCTGACGCCGGACGTCGTCGACCGCATCCTCGCCGCCCCAGCCCGCTTCGACGTGAAATACACGCCGGTCGGACAGGGGCAGCGCGCCAGCGTGATCAAGAAGCTCCTGGTGTCTTTGCAGGTCGAACCACCACGCTCACAGGCACTGCGCAACCCTGATCTGCTGTCCGTAGCCAGGGCGTTGCTCGAACGCGTCATGGTTTTGAACAGCTACGCTCGCAAGACCAAGCGCATCTCTCCGGATGCACTCGCCGTGCGCAACGCCCTGGCAGACTCCCAGGATCCAGACGACCTGCTCTTCAGGGCTCTGCCCAAGGCGCTGGGCCTCGCCCCCATCGAAGCCGGCACCCGCGCCAACGCGGCAGCCGCCACGGAGTATGCCGACCGGCTGACCGCAGCGGCAGACGAGATCACCGGAATCGAACGCACGCTGCGGGAAGAAGTGGTCGCGGTTCTCGCCGAAGAGTTCCGTCTGCCCACGACGCTTCCCGAGCTGCGGTCGACACTCGCGGCGCGGCTGAGCGGCTTCGCCACGGTGTCACTGAACCCGGAGCTGCGGGGCTTCGTCGACTTCGTGCTCAGCGAGAGCCTCGCTGACGAGGACTGGCTCGACCCGATCGTCGTCCGTCTCACCAACAAGGCCCTCGGAGACTGGGATGACCGGGACGCAGGCATCTTCCCTCGCCTTGCACGCGAGATGTCCGCATCCCTCGACCGCGTCGCCCACCTCTACCAGGACAGCAGCGAGCCCCGCGAGCAGGAAGTAAATCTGGAGACGCGGCTGTTGACCTTGACGGACAAGACAGGAGCGGAACGACGGACGCTGATCTACGTGCCGGAACAGTCCCGCGGCCAGGCCGACCAGCTCGCGGCCGACGTACTGCAGCAGGCTGAGCAGGCCCTCGGACCCGACGGTGCACGGATCCTGCTCGCCGCTCTTGCACAACGCGTTGCCGACGGGCCGGCTGTCACAGCAACTGAAACGAAGGAGGGGGCATGA
- a CDS encoding DUF4007 family protein — MADSRLAEAAHSSFARHETFAPRFGWLHKAYMQVKDNPAAFLAEDAPVLLGVGKNMVHAMRYWSKAFKLTREHADPAGKTKAQYASPTWEARWLLDEKDGADPYLEEPGSLWLLHWWLVSSRPGAKCWAPAWYTAFHLAPFSRFTVADMTQVVTRHVNFSFSDGPVEASITRDVECLTKMYARTPVEQSGSRATYEDLLACPFRELDLLTSVGTRGKQEWQFTTGARTSLPAHVLVYACLDYAARDTEGSGSISLARLANEPGAPGRAFRVREPEIVAALDKVAAGRPELNRVDAVGQRTMSFSSDPMALAWDILDEQYDHVTRRPGFPTRDEWSAQYPQLAEAEEAEKAEKAERKSQDHQQQFTTQENA; from the coding sequence ATGGCAGACAGCAGGCTCGCGGAAGCCGCACATTCCAGCTTCGCGCGCCATGAGACCTTCGCCCCCCGCTTCGGCTGGCTGCATAAGGCGTACATGCAGGTCAAGGACAATCCGGCTGCTTTCCTTGCCGAAGATGCCCCGGTCCTGCTCGGCGTGGGTAAGAACATGGTCCATGCCATGCGGTACTGGTCAAAGGCGTTCAAGCTCACCCGTGAGCACGCCGACCCGGCGGGTAAGACGAAGGCCCAGTACGCGTCCCCGACTTGGGAAGCGCGGTGGCTGCTCGACGAGAAGGATGGCGCCGATCCCTACCTTGAGGAACCTGGCAGCCTGTGGCTGTTGCACTGGTGGCTCGTATCGTCGCGGCCGGGCGCCAAATGCTGGGCTCCCGCGTGGTACACGGCGTTTCACCTTGCCCCGTTCTCTCGCTTCACCGTCGCGGACATGACGCAGGTCGTGACGCGGCATGTCAACTTCTCCTTCAGCGATGGACCGGTGGAGGCGTCCATCACCCGGGATGTCGAGTGCCTGACCAAGATGTACGCGCGCACGCCTGTCGAACAGAGCGGTTCCCGCGCCACCTATGAAGACCTCTTGGCCTGCCCTTTCCGTGAGCTGGACTTGCTGACCTCCGTGGGCACCCGGGGCAAGCAGGAGTGGCAGTTCACCACTGGCGCGCGCACCTCTCTCCCCGCCCACGTTTTGGTCTATGCCTGCCTCGACTACGCCGCCCGCGACACCGAGGGTTCCGGCTCCATCTCTCTGGCGCGGCTTGCCAACGAGCCCGGAGCGCCTGGCCGGGCCTTCCGGGTCCGGGAGCCTGAGATCGTCGCTGCCCTGGACAAGGTCGCCGCGGGTCGTCCGGAACTCAACCGGGTGGACGCCGTCGGCCAGCGGACCATGTCCTTCTCCAGCGATCCGATGGCGCTCGCCTGGGACATCCTCGACGAGCAGTACGACCACGTCACCCGGCGCCCCGGCTTTCCCACACGGGACGAATGGAGCGCGCAGTACCCGCAGTTGGCCGAAGCAGAGGAGGCCGAGAAGGCCGAGAAGGCTGAACGCAAGTCCCAGGACCACCAGCAGCAGTTCACGACTCAGGAGAACGCGTGA
- a CDS encoding cysteine desulfurase family protein → MLSETRWGMRDESDGPVSAYLDYNATAPIRPEALAAVVDALQAVGNASSVHHPGRGAAHRVETARRHLADLLNCSPGEIIFTSGATEANNLALRAAHRREARIVTSGAEHPAVLETARDLAQNEPGSLTVLPMRADGLVETVALEQELGRGDVGLVSLMAANNETGVLTDLTPVVKAAHAAGALVHTDATQMIGRLPLDLSEVDVDLLSLSAHKFGGPQGVGALFVRRGTPLPFRPLITGGGQEKGWRAGTLNVPGIAGAGAAAAAVSRDLADDVARVTQLRDQLEHMVTTAVGGCRINGQQAPRLPGVASITFAGAPADAVMAAMPHIAASDGSACASGAPTPSHVLLAMGLSREEADCTVRFSLGYATTADETAAAAEAVVRAVHQVRAAMAATAGALAH, encoded by the coding sequence GTGCTGAGCGAGACGAGGTGGGGCATGAGGGATGAGTCTGATGGGCCGGTTTCGGCATATCTCGACTACAACGCGACGGCGCCAATTCGGCCCGAAGCGTTGGCTGCCGTTGTGGACGCCCTGCAGGCCGTTGGTAACGCGTCGAGTGTGCATCACCCCGGCCGGGGCGCAGCCCATCGCGTGGAAACCGCTCGTCGGCACCTTGCCGACCTGCTGAACTGCTCGCCCGGGGAGATCATCTTCACGTCGGGGGCAACCGAAGCGAACAATCTCGCGCTGCGCGCGGCTCACCGCCGCGAGGCCCGGATCGTGACGAGTGGTGCAGAGCACCCCGCGGTGCTGGAGACAGCCCGGGATCTGGCCCAAAACGAGCCGGGATCGCTGACCGTTTTGCCGATGCGGGCGGACGGCCTGGTGGAAACCGTGGCCCTGGAGCAAGAGCTCGGCCGGGGCGACGTCGGTCTCGTCTCCCTGATGGCGGCCAACAATGAAACCGGAGTTCTCACCGACCTCACGCCGGTCGTCAAGGCGGCGCATGCCGCAGGCGCACTGGTCCACACGGACGCCACACAGATGATCGGCCGGCTGCCCCTGGACCTCTCCGAAGTGGACGTCGACCTTCTGTCCCTGTCGGCCCACAAGTTCGGCGGCCCTCAAGGCGTTGGCGCACTATTCGTACGCCGCGGCACACCACTGCCGTTCAGGCCACTGATCACCGGTGGCGGACAGGAGAAGGGGTGGAGGGCCGGCACCCTCAACGTGCCCGGAATCGCCGGCGCCGGAGCTGCCGCTGCAGCCGTCAGCCGTGACCTTGCCGATGACGTCGCCCGCGTGACCCAACTGCGTGATCAGCTCGAGCACATGGTGACCACGGCTGTGGGCGGATGCCGCATCAACGGGCAACAAGCCCCCCGCCTGCCCGGTGTGGCGAGCATCACCTTCGCGGGTGCCCCCGCCGACGCAGTCATGGCCGCCATGCCGCACATAGCGGCATCCGACGGAAGCGCCTGCGCCTCGGGAGCCCCAACTCCCAGCCACGTCCTGCTCGCCATGGGGTTGAGCCGGGAGGAAGCAGATTGCACTGTGCGCTTCTCCCTCGGCTACGCCACCACCGCAGACGAGACCGCCGCAGCCGCCGAGGCGGTGGTGCGTGCGGTCCACCAGGTGCGCGCCGCCATGGCAGCGACAGCCGGCGCGCTTGCTCACTGA
- a CDS encoding DEAD/DEAH box helicase — protein sequence MTAWSPGLSFQAVLDSAPMPYIREQLGKHMCALLDLIDGGSAGDERLRAVAAVAVDAEKLVSDQTDREELLRLLPADKQTELAQRLGADGAGTDALLYLNGLKWASEQQRELLEFFGFSVDRAPALPPLFRQDAEPEYGLFPHQRRAAARVKELLYDGPRRVVLHLPTGVGKTRTGMNLIADHLRQHEPTLVVWLARGQELLEQAAAEFERAWSKLGDRPITVVRMWGEAPTDVQALTDGLVILGLEKAVSADKSDPELLRKLASRSTLTVFDEAHQIIAPTYQRVVDALTIRPDASLLGLTATPGRTWADVTQDERLSDFFARQKVMLQIDGYSNPVTALIEQGYLAKPIMKTVASEAGLHLSARDQQLLAKSFDIPSDIIASLASDEQWNLKVVQTVLELLERQHRRILVFAASVDHCRLIAAVLSALGLDADFVTGESSPRHRNDAIRRFKGAGRRPMILCNFGVLTTGFDAPAASAAIIARPTKSLVLYSQMVGRVIRGPKAGGTATCEIVTVVDPELPGFGDVAEAFTNWEDVWETA from the coding sequence ATGACAGCGTGGTCGCCCGGCCTGTCCTTCCAAGCCGTGCTGGACAGCGCTCCCATGCCGTACATCCGCGAGCAGCTCGGCAAGCACATGTGCGCTCTGCTCGACCTCATCGACGGCGGAAGCGCCGGCGATGAGCGGCTCCGAGCAGTCGCCGCCGTGGCGGTGGACGCCGAGAAGCTCGTCTCCGATCAGACGGACCGCGAGGAGCTGCTGCGGCTCCTGCCCGCCGACAAGCAGACAGAGCTTGCCCAACGTCTTGGAGCGGACGGCGCGGGCACCGATGCCCTTCTCTACCTGAACGGTCTGAAGTGGGCGAGTGAGCAACAGCGGGAGTTGCTGGAGTTCTTCGGCTTCAGCGTCGACAGGGCACCTGCGCTGCCCCCGCTCTTTCGGCAAGACGCCGAACCCGAGTACGGGCTGTTCCCCCACCAACGGCGCGCAGCCGCACGCGTGAAGGAGTTGCTGTACGACGGACCGCGGCGGGTTGTCCTTCACCTGCCGACAGGCGTGGGCAAGACCCGCACCGGAATGAACCTGATCGCCGACCATCTGCGGCAGCACGAGCCCACCCTCGTGGTCTGGCTGGCGCGTGGGCAGGAACTGCTGGAACAGGCGGCTGCGGAGTTCGAGCGCGCGTGGTCCAAGCTCGGCGACCGTCCGATCACGGTCGTCCGGATGTGGGGCGAGGCGCCCACCGATGTGCAGGCGCTGACAGACGGCCTTGTCATCCTGGGGCTGGAGAAGGCCGTCTCCGCGGACAAGAGCGATCCGGAGCTTCTCCGCAAACTCGCATCGCGCAGCACCCTCACAGTCTTCGACGAGGCTCATCAGATCATCGCGCCGACCTACCAACGAGTGGTGGACGCCCTCACCATCCGCCCCGATGCCAGCTTGCTGGGCCTGACGGCCACCCCCGGCCGTACCTGGGCGGACGTCACTCAAGATGAGCGACTGTCGGACTTCTTCGCCCGCCAGAAGGTCATGCTGCAGATCGACGGATACAGCAACCCGGTAACCGCCCTCATCGAACAGGGCTACCTGGCCAAGCCCATCATGAAGACCGTCGCCTCCGAAGCCGGTCTCCATCTGTCCGCGCGCGATCAGCAACTGCTCGCGAAGTCCTTCGACATCCCGTCGGACATCATCGCGTCGCTGGCCAGCGACGAGCAGTGGAACCTCAAGGTCGTCCAGACCGTGCTGGAGCTACTAGAACGCCAGCACCGCAGGATCCTGGTATTCGCGGCCTCCGTTGACCACTGCCGCCTGATCGCCGCCGTCCTGTCGGCGCTCGGCCTCGATGCCGACTTCGTCACCGGCGAGTCCTCTCCCCGGCACCGGAACGATGCCATCAGACGCTTCAAGGGCGCCGGCCGACGCCCCATGATTCTTTGCAACTTCGGGGTTTTGACCACAGGCTTCGATGCCCCGGCGGCCAGTGCTGCCATCATCGCCCGACCGACCAAGTCGCTGGTCCTGTACAGCCAGATGGTCGGCCGGGTCATCCGCGGCCCCAAGGCCGGCGGAACCGCCACCTGCGAGATCGTCACCGTCGTCGACCCGGAGCTGCCCGGGTTCGGAGACGTGGCCGAGGCATTCACCAACTGGGAAGACGTATGGGAGACCGCGTGA